The Nicotiana tomentosiformis chromosome 2, ASM39032v3, whole genome shotgun sequence genome includes the window cccaactTCCCTTCATTCGTGTTATGGGTGCTCAATGTCACCTTTCTAACATCAAGTCCCcaacattgaagtgtcgaaggttggctctccaattataatatctttcgatctattgtttttgggcggccaatcggatgagggcGGCCTCGTGCCTTTCGTCTAATAGTTCCAGGTTCGTACTCATGGGCTCGTTGTTTGACTCTTTGGAGGCATATCGGAACCTGGGACTCAGTTTTCCTACTTCGACTGGTGTAAGAGCTTCGACACCGTAGAGCTACGAGAATGGGctagccccggtactggattttaaggtcgtacgatatgcccataagacttcggacaagatttccttccatttccctttggcgttggtcaacctctttttgaggttttggagtatggttttgttcgtggactctgcttgcccgtttccactagggtgatagAGCATTGATATGATCTTTTTGATTTTATGGTCCTCGAGAAACTTGTTCACTTTGCTGCTCAGCTGTTTCCCATTGTctcacacgatctcggccggcattccgaatcgtcatattatgtggtcccatatgaaatcaataaccttcttctccctaactttctcaACTGCATGGGCTTCCAACCATTTataaaaataatcagtcataaataagataaattgagccttaccgggctcCCAAGGCAGGGAACcaacaatatccattccccatttcatgaacgtccAGGGTGATAAGACCGAATGCAGCGGTTCctcgggctgatggatcatcagaGCATGCCTCTAACATTCATCGCATTTTTGcacgaactcctttgcatctttttccaaGTTGATCCTGTAGTAACCGTCTCTGATTATCTTCCGAACCAATGACTCGGTGCCCGAATGGTTCCCGCAGGTGCCCTCGTGGACTTACCTCAAAGCATACTAGGTGTTTCCCGGTCCCAGACATATGGCTAGTGGCCATCAAATGCTCTTCTGAATAGGGTACCGTCTTCAGACAAGCTGAACCAGGCCGCCTTCGTatgcagagctctcgattctttaggatccgagggaagTTTTCtggtcttcaggtaatctatgtatttgtttctctagTACCAGGTTAATCTTGTTGAttttatctcggcatggccttcctcTACtcccgatttcatgagttgtacgaccattCCCGAATTGAATTCATCGtcgtcgaccgacgatcccaagttagcaagaggatcggcctcactgttttgatcccgaggtacatgttgtaaagtccattccctgAACCGATATAACATTACTTATAGCTTATCCAGgtatcttcgcattcgttcctctttgacTTTGAACAttccattgacttggttcaccatgaggagggagtcgcacttagcttcgaccacctcggcccccaggcttttagccagttcatgacctacaatcatggcctcatactcggcctcattgttagtcaattttatagttctaatagattgcctaactacattacctgttggtggcttcaatacgatgccaagtacTGACCCTTTTGCATTCGAGGCACTATCCGTAAAGTGGGTCCAGATTCCGAGAGAGGTCctcgagttcaacaacaactcctTCTCGACCTCAGGAATTAGAGCCGGTGTGAAGTAGGTCACAAAgtccgccaaaatttgagatttgattgcggttcggggtcgatattcgatatcgtacctgcTGATCTCcactgcccatttggccaatcgccccgagagctcgggcttatgcatcaTATTtcttaatgggtaagtagtcacaacacatacggatggcattgaaaatatagtTTTAggttcctagaggcgcttagcaaagcgagcgctaatttttctacgtgaggatacctagtttcggttTCGCCTAGGgttctgctaacataatagataggaaattgcgtacctcttcttggaccaggactccacttaccgctacctcggataccgccaagtacaggtACAACTGTTCGTCtaccttcggagtatgaagcaaatgtgggctcgagaggtactgcttgagttcctccaaggcttgttggcactctggggtccatgagaagttattcttcttcttcttcaacagtgagaagaaccgatggctcttataggaggacctcgagatgaatcgacccaaagcggctatgcgcccggttaacctttgaacgACTTTGTTATTATCCATAATGTGATGTTCTCAATGGCCCTGATTTTATTGGGATTAATTTTGATTCCCCGCttggacaccatgaatctgaGGAATTTCCCAGACCCGACTCTGAATGCGCATTTTTCTGGGTTcaaattcatattgtatttcttcaatatattgaaggtttcctgcaaatatttcaaatggttctctgctcgcagggacttaaccaacatatcgtcaatgtaaatctccattgattttcctattttgtCTTCGAACAtttgatttactaggcgttggtaagtagcaccGATATTTTTTAGttcgaatggcattacattatagcagtaggtaccgtatttagtgatgaaggacatTTTTTCCTGGTCGTCCAGGTCCATCCgattttggttgtacccggagtaggcgtcgagaaaattgaggatctcgtggccagccgtggcatcgatcatgcgatcgatgtttgaCAGAGGGAAAGAGTTCTTGGGACATGCCTTGTTTAAGTCTTTATAGATAACACCgttttttagctccccggcaacggctcccaaaattgatctcgtccaatttcactcctctctttgaggttatgaaaacggtctatgcaatagtaatacccaacaaaaATCGGGGTCTAATTCCGtagggagctatatgaatgggtgttagtagtatatatcttagcacgtgagtttgtatatctaaatttgcacttccgcaATATTTGGTTTTGTTTAAAAATCTAAATTAAACTACGATTGTGATTCAAGGAATGaaactagaaaattatttttgttgttttccaAATAATATAAAAGGCCTAGATCTATGACCTTCaactaggtgtttgcctaatgagttgtaaactttaaagcttgttttattggtcggggtgtattatagctatcaacactcaagtatccactcaatacctctcggtcagagagtgattttacccaatttggctttctccagtccaaatgggtattgaacaaaatagttgataataagctcaagtcaggttttactatctctaggttcaaccctttaattgggcttatcaatctctcgattgacacaacttcttgctagccaagttttcctagactaagtctctctttctcaagtagagactaagtcaaataggcatgaattaatatttgcaatcattaatttttcaaataaaaacaagaacaaggctagataataaaCACTCAAACATAGAAAAGCAATAAATCACGGATTAATTTGATTCAAAATGGTAAATTGAGTTATAATGGATAAGTAAAGATACAATAAATTCAAACCATGTGAGGAGGATGATTCCAGCCTTAGTGAAGCATTCaccctcgatccgggctcacAGTGGACAACTTTTTTGAATGAGAGAAAAACTTACAATAACAGTAAAAATAgtagtatattgctttggaatacaTGTTAAATGTGCCTAATGAATTGTCAAACCCCTGTTTATATAGTAGGAAAATTCTACTCTAAGTAAAACTCtatgaaaggtaaaaatcttctgtttaactgATTGTCTGTTCTTCATCGATATgtgccgagatccacgccgtgatatccggtcggACGCGGATATTACGGCCTTCTGCTGGTTATGCTTTATTGCCCGACAATGTTCTCTGAAGTCTTTCTGGATTTAGATCGATCTTGAAtcatgaccccgatattctcgaaggcagacAACGTGCCCCCGGATACTGACTCGATGAGACCTTTGCTTCGATTCCGATCCTTCGCAATAATATCTCGAGCTCGTTTTACCCTATTGGAAGACGGAGTGTATCATGAGCTCGATTTTTACCCGTATACATATAGATACAACCAGAGAAGAAAGGAGTAAGCTACTAGGAAGAAAAGAGAGATGGAGAAGTAGTGTCGGGGCGGGTCAATATTGGGACATTTAATTCTATTTGGAGTGAGGTTTAAGTTAGGCCAATAGAACGGTGACAAGtcaatattaattaattttttttctttcaaatagGCCCGTCAGTAGAACGAGCAAAGTTGAGCTACTAAGATAACAATGATGGTATTTTTATTCAAATAGGTGGACGGAGGGTATTTTTTATACCAAATCGAATAATCTAGGGGtagttttggcccttttccgCTTAATATATAAGCAACATAACAATTTTTGCAGAACTGTGAAATTGCTTTTATCATGATTTAATTTTATGCACTAACAGAGTAAAACTAGTTACTCAACTAGATCACTTATAtgataattataaataaatttttataataAACATTAGCCTAGTAAAATGATAATTAACATGCAATCTCATGTTAAATTGCGCCGAGTGTAAAAGATCTTTATACCACCATTAGTATATATTCCTTAAATCCTTTTTAtctcacttttattttgattgggcATTTGACAAAATAATAATGAACATCATTAAGGAAATATCCATAGCTAAATGTACAGTcatacctctctataacaacatccttatataagaacacttcactataaaagtcaaattttttcggaatcaatttttattttatgttataatatatgttctctataacagcatTTCGCTATAATatcaaaaatattcggaacaaatgATACTGTtattgagaggtttgactgtatttCCTCAATGATTTTTTCATCAAATTCTTTCACTTCTTTCTCGTGCAATAGCGGTATTTATCGCTATTTGATTATTTCACGAATATAAGAACTACAATTTTGCTCTAGGTTTAGACTTATAGCATATTTAGTCAAGCTTTTAAAATCAGCTTATgttgaaaagtattttttcaaTAAACTACTTTTTGGTACGAAAAAgattggctaattaatttaaaaaattatttttaagcaacaattagtatttggccaaacttttaagaAGTGATTCTAAGcgtatttttctaaaaaaatgcttttttaaaaaaatactttttaaaaaagtaagaaactatttttttctgatTTTCAAAAGTTACTTCTACTCGAAAATACTTTTTCTCTTCTAAAAGTGTGGTCAAACACTTTAACTTTGGGAAAAAttttttttgaccaaaaaaatacttttgggccAAAAATAATGCTTGGCCAAATATGAGAGACTACAAAACAAAATATTTATTCCACAGAAGAAATGCTTAATTTTTTAGTTTGAATTGCTTTTTCCTCCTTAAAAATAAGATTAGGAGGTGACTACGTTTTTTCCAAAGCTTGAACAACCTTCATTTCATTCTGAAAACACTAAGTGCAAAATTATTTGATtggtatgtgtgtatatatatatgtaaaaataaataaaagttagCACAAAATAATTAGTGGGTACAATAATAATCCTCTGTATTCACTGATTTAAATCTTAGATATACTGATGTGAATGTTGTATTAGGTAAAAACTACAGTTTGTAGGTGTATACTTCACAAGTGGGCACGTGGCAGTGGAGATAGACTGGAGACGAGTCAGCAGATAATTGGTACCAGATACAGACTTGTGACAGGTATTGTGTAAGTTCCGATTACATTAAGTCTGGGGAGGAATATTTGAAAGTAAGGTACCTGTTGAAGTAGGAAGCCTTAAAGAAGCAGTCATTACTTAAAATCATAGCATTTATTCCCAAATGTTATGCAACCATCAAGATGGAATTTTTATTCATCTTTAAGATGGTGTGATTTGAGGATCTTGTCTCCTCAAATTTAGATATAAATAGCAACATTTGTACTCATCGATGGGACACAAAATATTTGTATCACAAAGACTAACATTCTTCTCTCATTCTTAAAAGAGCTTTATACTATTGTTATTAAGATTTTCGAATTGTTCTTAGTTCTAGTGGGATCAATCTAAAATCCAGACTTGttctttctttaattatttttattttatttcctttgtattgtattattttattaatcagATAAGTTTAATCCACGTGCTTATAAACCACGtcataaattcaactgtacctaTTTATAGGTAAACAATTTGTCGCTTACTGTGAGGCTTAGACAATGGTGGTATTAACTTGATCTGCTCATCTTTTACTAACGTACTTTGAAGTCCTTTTGTTGCAAGCATAAAACAGTTAATGATGTCAACAACTTGCTCAATGTTAGAAGAAACAATAATAATGAACATGTGGACAATTTTGATGATGGAAATCTATAAGACGATTCAACCAGTGAAACCCATATCGATGGCAATGAATCAACTCCAAATCGGGTAGAAAGAAATACTCAGCGTGCGATGAGTCCTACCCCTGATGATTTGGATCATGAGCCCGTTTCTGATACTGTAAAAGTTTTGAAAGCATAGCAAAGGGAGATCATGAATCATCTCTTAAGACAAGACTGGATAATGACTGAGAAGCATAGCAAAGGGAGATCATGAATCATCTCTTAAGACAAGACTGGATAATGACTGAGCTCTACCAAGCACTATCAGTGGCTTTAATTAATTCCAATGGTGGAGTTCGAGCTTCTCCTGGCGTGCCTATAAATCAAACAACTCCAAGAACTGGTAACGTCACTTCAAGTGAGGAGTTCAGATCGAACAACAACCAAGCAGGCGGTGCAGGTAGTGgatctaaaaataaaaacaacacGAACGATCCTTTCAAGAGTGAGCTCATGAGATGCATGAGAAAAATAAATGCTCGACATGATTAGAATGCCCGGATGGATCAAATCCTCGACATGCTCGACATGAAAAATAAATGCTCGACATGATTTGATTCATGTTCGGATGGATCAAATCCTGGAGCACCTTTGATCTTAAAAGGcccggactcaaagaagtatataCAGTTGTCGTTAAAGCCTAGTGCGATTCCAGAGTTAATCCCAAAAAGATTCAAAATGCCGAATATTCTAAATTATGATGGAACATTGGATCCACAGAAAAACATTACAACTTACACTACAACTATGAAGGAAAATGATTTGCGCCACATAAGATCAAATCagctttacaacaacaacaaaatacatAGTATTATCTCACATCGTGGGGTCTGGAGAGAGTAGTgtgtagaccttacccctatatTTTGAAGGTAAAGAGGCTGTTTTCAATAAACCCTCGGCTCAGAAAAACATAAGCATCACATTACTTAAAATATAGACAATGAGGGACAACACTAAATAGTCATGTAAAAGCAGCATAAAAACAACACTTTAATAAGATGatcaaaatgaaagaaaataacgggTAGTCATAGAAACTTACTACCAACAAAATTCTAGAGTGCGTACTAATACTACTGGTATGAACAATCTACCACCTaccctactaccctaatcctcgacctccacaccttcctatcaagggtcatgtcctcggtcagctgaagttgcgccatgtcttgcctaattacctctccccatttcttcttcggcctacctctacctctccgtaggccctccaacgTCAACCTCTTATACCTTCTCACTGGGGCATCTGTACTCCTCCTACTCGCATGTCCAAACTacctaagcctcgcttcccgcatatTGTCCTCAATAAGGGAcacacccaccttgtcgtgaATAACCTCATTCCTAATCCTTTCTAACCTAGTGTTttcgcacatccatctcaacattctcatctctgctaccttcatcttctggacatgggcGATCTTGACAgaccaacactcagccccatacaacatagtcagtctgaccaccactctgtagaacttaccttcaAGATTTGGTGGCACCTTTTGGTCACACAAAATACCATAAGCGAGTCTCtatttcatccatcctaccccaatacgatTAGTGATATCTTCATCAATATCCCCGTCTCCataaataatagacccaaggtacttaaaacttcctctcctagggatgacttgtGAGTCCAACTTCACCTCCCCTTTCCCTCCCTAAGTCTCACCGCTGAATTtatactccaagtattctgtcttggtcctactcaacttggaacctttagattccagggtctgcctccacaCCTCTAACCTCGTGTTCATACCGCTTCGCATCTCATCAATCAATACattatcatctgcaaataacatgcactATGACACATCCCCTTGGATTTGGCGCGTCAGAATATCCTTCGTCAGGGCAAACAAAAAAGGATTGAGTGCTGACCCTCGGTGCAACCCTATCATGACCGAAAAATGGTCCAATTACCCTCCCACCGTCCTCACTCAGGTCTTTGCTCCATCACACAtctccttaatcaccctaatataggcaacatgtacacctctagtctctaaacatctccacaaaacctccatCGTGACTTTATCGTACGCGTTTTCTAAGTCGATGAgcaccatatgcaagtccctcttcctctccctatactacTCCATCAAACTCCTAACAAGGTGAATGGACTCTATAGTCGAGCGCCCCGGCATAAACCCGAATTGATTCTtggaaatagacacactcctcctcacccttagctccaCCACcttctcccacactttcatagtatggctaagcagcttgatacccagATAGTTATTACAATTTTGAATATCACCCTTATTCTTGTATAAAGGAACTATCGTGCTCTATCTCCACTCCTCGGGAatcttcttcgttctaaaaatgacattaaataacttAGTGAGCCACTCTAAGCCCGCCTTGCCCTCACTCTTCCAAATCTCCACTAGGATTTCATCCGGCTCGGTcgctttgcccctgctcatcttatgCATAGCCCCCTCTACCTCCTCAACACTAATCCGCCTGCAATACCAAAAGTCGCAATGACTCCCGCAATACAATGTTTCCGTCCCCCCCTCccgttcaagagactatggaattaggtctgccatctccgacgGATAAGCCCCTTATCTAATAAAAGACCTTCTttgtccttgatgcacttcactggTCCAAGTCACTGGCCTTCCTTTCTCTCACCTTTCCTAACCTAAACAACCTTTTATCCCTACCTCGGCCCTCGAGTTCTTCATTCAAATGACCAAAAGTGCAGTTTTGGCTGCCGTAGCTACTAATTTTGCCTCCTCCTTAGCTAACTTATATTGCGCCTTATTTACCCTTCTCTCCTCCTCGTCTACATTTTCCACTAGCTTCAGATATGCCGCTTTCTTGGTATCCACTTTTTCTTtcacctctccattccaccacctGTCTCCTCTGTGTCCACCAGAGTAACACTTCGAGATCCCTAATACCTCTCTAGTGGCTTTCCTAATGCACTACACAGTCGTTGTCCACATAGAGCTTGTATCCCCTCTACTCCTCCAAGCCCCCTAGTTATTAACTTAACCTCCAATCCCTGCGCTTTGGCTTCTatcaaggctccccacttgatcctAGGTTGGCTATACACCACCATTTTCCTCCTCTTCCTCgtgatctcaaggtccatgaGCACGCACCTATGAAGGGTCAtgaggttctcactcgggatgaccttACAATCTGTGCAAAGTCCTATATCAGACTTCCTATAGAGAAGATAATCAATTTGAGTCACGGACACCGAACTCCAGAAAGTGACCAAGTGCTCTACCTTCTTCGGAaaactcgagtttgctatcaccaaatcaaacGCTCTAGTACAGTCCAACAGAGAAGTTCCTCCTCCGTTCCTATCTCCAAAACCGAAGCCACCATGCACATCATCATACCCCCAAACGTCGCTCCAATGTGGCTGTTGAAATCTCCTCATATGAAAAGCTTCTCAGTATATGGAATACCATGCGCCATCTCATCTAAATCCTCCCAAAAATGCCTTATGTCTTCCTCGTTCAAGCTTTTTGGGGTGCATACGCACCGAAATAAATCATCCAACAACTATCTTAATAGTCATCAACCTGTCATTTACCCTCCTAACCTTCACCACTAAATTGCAGAGGTCCTCATCAACCAAGATACATACCCCGTTCGTGCCCCCGCCCTCCCAGAATAGCATAGTTTGAACTTGCCCACATCCCGCACCTTATCTCCTACCCATCTAGTCTTCTGTATAcaagttatatttatattttttttcgaGAATCCTCGCTAACTCTATAGACTTTCCAGTCAAAGTTCTTATGTTCCATGACCCCACTCTCAGCCTGGAGGCTCCCTTAGCCCTCTTTCCCCTATTACCCCTCCCCCGTCAGGACACCCCCGAGTACAAGACCTTACCCTACTATCGTTCACCAAAATCACTATAATCTAGGAGACACTACGCAAACACTATCCCGAAACTAAGAGAAAAAATTAAAAGGAATAACCGAAATATAATCTCCAACTAATATTGATAAAAACAACTAGAGGTCACAGATAAAATGGGCAAAACTACTATAATATAGCTTGGgaagaaaaaattaaataaaatacaagtAGTTGAGACAAAGTGGCTACAATTAGATCACAAAAATACGCTAGAGACAGATTGTAAATAAGCTACCTAAGGAAACAAATATGGCAGGAAAGCCCTAACTAATATCTAAATAAGGGGTCTAATAAAAATGACAGTAAAACAAGTGTCGTTCTACAATTAAAGCAAGACAAAAGACAACTTGTAAATAATATTCTTAAGGAAACAAATATGGCAGGCAAGTCCTAACTAATAGCTAAATAAGGTCTACTAAAAATGGCAGTAAAACAAGTGACGTTATTCAGTTAAAGCAAGACAAGTAAGACAAAATATCGAGATAGTAAAggcaagaaaaataataattcaaGAAAGATAGAACCTGGACTGTAATCGAGATGTAGGGCTTTGCTGCAACAGGCTTGCCAAAAAACTGGTTGTATAAGCTTGGACAATGGAGATGTGGGATTTGCTACAATGGACTCACCAGAAACCCTAGGAGCTTTAACTTGGTACCCTAGGGGCTGTATAAGATCGAATCAGTTTTGTTAAAGAAAATTGGCTAAACCCTAACAAAAGGGGCTTTAACTTGGTACTCACTTTTACCTAAGCACTCAATtaattcttttgaaatgcttACAGATTCTTTCATCAAAGCTCACACTGGAGCAAGGAAAGTTCAAGCTAGGAAagcaaatattttcaaaatttctCAATAGGTATCAAAAGGAGAGGATGTTGTTGCTGGCAGTACCGGATAAATAGGAAGCGGGAGCATCTACCAAAGGTCTCAAGTCCTTAAGCTCTGATGTCTCAAGAAAGTTGAAGGAGAGTTTGTTTGAATTCCAAGCAACCACA containing:
- the LOC104087592 gene encoding uncharacterized protein, producing the protein MRRFQQPHWSDVWGYDDVHGGFGFGDRNGGGTSLLDCTRAFDLVIANSSFPKKVEHLVTFWSSVSVTQIDYLLYRKSDIGLCTDCKVIPSENLMTLHRCVLMDLEITRKRRKMVVYSQPRIKWGALIEAKAQGLECIRKATREVLGISKCYSGGHRGDRWWNGEVKEKVDTKKAAYLKLVENVDEEERRVNKAQYKLAKEEAKLVATAAKTALLVI